One Nitrospinota bacterium genomic region harbors:
- a CDS encoding TIGR03960 family B12-binding radical SAM protein: MISGKTAFERVLSRTRKPSSYLGTEKNSVRKDHAAVRASIAFAFPDLYDIGMSHLGLKILYDIVNKRPDFAAERVFAPDTDFAEAIKAEGLPLMSLETKTPLPQFDMIGFTIPYELSYTTILWTLDLAGIPLHAADRGEGHPLVIGGGAGVYNPEPIAEFFDLFYLGDGEDGIIQLMEAAADTKGAPRHERLKRMADIRGVYVPSLFDVSYEPEGGVNNITPLLAGHAMAERVFLPSLSQSPYPFDLVVPFGQPAHDRLNVEIDRGCVQGCRFCQAGTTYRPARERTPAEVERIVDEAIRRTGYGEVSLTSLSAGDHSRIGELLTALMDKYEGERVSVSLPSLRPATLTDEVIHQAGRVRRGGFTITAEAGSQRLRNVLNKKVTDDDVIRVASRLLAEGWRSLKLYFMIGLPTETDEDVEAIYTLASRLAVLNVEGARFMNINVSVSNFVPKAHTAFQWHGQDDIEMLQEKKKRLFEMIRRNRRITLKWHDARMSQIEAAFAKGDRRLSKVVETAYAEGARLDAWTEHFNHGRWLEAFRKCGLDVKFYANRQIGLDETLPWDHIATGLSKKYFQREWKLARQGVMTEDCKTGKCIGCGLDPDVCFKAYETAPLPAARPKAAAEVSGLRFKYRLKFKKVGLARHFSQLEFQNIIQRAARMAGLPMAYSQGHNPHPKISFGAALPVGLESEAEEMGIELAENMAPDAVARRLNGCMPDGIEFTAARFAMPGEKSISESAKGYVYLLRFGEGVTAEALRQRTEWFNASPSIEVEKAREKGVKRFDIKRLVEKLEPGDDTLSVTFTVNLAAGGSAQPRDVVHALFGESAVEWSGVKTGKLEG, from the coding sequence TTGATTAGCGGGAAAACCGCGTTCGAACGCGTCCTTTCCAGAACGCGCAAGCCGTCGTCTTACCTGGGGACGGAGAAAAATTCCGTCCGCAAAGACCACGCCGCCGTCCGCGCATCCATCGCATTTGCGTTCCCGGACCTTTACGACATTGGCATGTCCCACCTGGGGCTGAAAATACTGTACGACATCGTAAACAAGCGGCCCGATTTCGCCGCCGAGCGCGTTTTCGCCCCGGACACGGACTTCGCCGAGGCGATAAAGGCCGAAGGCCTGCCGCTCATGTCGCTGGAGACGAAGACTCCGCTGCCGCAGTTCGACATGATAGGTTTCACGATACCGTATGAACTTTCATACACCACCATCCTGTGGACTCTCGACCTTGCCGGGATACCGCTTCACGCGGCGGACCGTGGCGAAGGACATCCGCTGGTGATCGGAGGGGGGGCGGGCGTTTACAATCCGGAGCCGATAGCGGAGTTTTTCGACCTGTTCTACCTTGGCGACGGCGAGGATGGGATAATTCAGCTCATGGAGGCTGCTGCGGACACGAAAGGGGCGCCGCGCCATGAACGTTTGAAAAGAATGGCCGATATCCGGGGCGTCTATGTCCCGTCGCTGTTCGACGTCTCCTATGAGCCGGAAGGCGGTGTGAATAATATAACCCCGCTTCTGGCCGGCCACGCAATGGCGGAACGGGTGTTCCTCCCTTCTCTGTCGCAGTCCCCCTACCCTTTCGACCTTGTGGTGCCGTTCGGCCAGCCGGCGCACGACAGGCTCAACGTGGAGATAGACAGGGGATGCGTCCAGGGTTGCCGCTTCTGCCAGGCGGGGACCACATACCGCCCGGCGCGGGAGCGGACCCCCGCCGAAGTGGAACGGATAGTTGACGAGGCGATCCGCCGAACGGGCTACGGCGAGGTGTCGCTCACGTCACTTAGCGCCGGGGACCATTCGCGCATCGGGGAACTGCTCACCGCGCTCATGGACAAATACGAGGGGGAGCGGGTTTCCGTCTCTCTGCCGTCGCTGCGCCCCGCCACGTTGACGGACGAAGTGATCCACCAGGCCGGAAGGGTGCGCCGGGGCGGCTTCACCATCACGGCGGAGGCCGGCAGCCAGCGGCTGCGCAACGTGCTGAACAAAAAGGTGACCGACGACGACGTTATCCGGGTCGCCTCAAGGCTTCTGGCCGAAGGCTGGAGGTCGCTGAAACTTTATTTCATGATCGGGCTTCCCACGGAGACGGACGAGGACGTGGAGGCGATTTACACCCTCGCCTCGCGGCTGGCAGTTTTGAACGTTGAAGGCGCCCGATTCATGAACATAAACGTGAGCGTGTCCAACTTCGTGCCAAAGGCGCACACCGCTTTCCAATGGCACGGGCAGGACGATATCGAGATGCTACAGGAGAAAAAGAAGCGGCTTTTCGAGATGATCCGGCGCAACCGCCGCATCACCCTCAAATGGCATGACGCGCGGATGAGCCAGATTGAGGCGGCGTTCGCCAAGGGGGACAGGCGCCTTTCAAAAGTGGTGGAGACCGCGTATGCCGAGGGCGCCAGGCTGGACGCATGGACGGAACATTTCAATCACGGCAGGTGGCTGGAAGCTTTCCGTAAATGCGGGCTGGACGTGAAGTTTTACGCCAACCGGCAAATCGGCCTGGACGAAACACTGCCATGGGACCACATCGCAACAGGGCTTTCCAAAAAGTATTTCCAGCGGGAATGGAAACTGGCCCGGCAAGGGGTGATGACGGAGGATTGCAAGACAGGCAAGTGCATCGGTTGCGGGCTGGACCCCGATGTATGCTTCAAGGCGTATGAGACCGCGCCGTTGCCTGCGGCCAGGCCCAAGGCGGCGGCAGAAGTATCCGGGCTTCGCTTCAAGTACAGACTTAAATTCAAAAAGGTTGGGCTTGCCCGCCATTTCTCCCAGCTTGAGTTCCAGAACATAATCCAGCGCGCCGCGCGTATGGCCGGATTGCCCATGGCGTATTCGCAGGGGCACAATCCGCATCCGAAGATATCTTTCGGCGCGGCGCTGCCGGTGGGGCTGGAGAGCGAGGCGGAGGAGATGGGAATCGAGCTTGCGGAGAACATGGCGCCGGACGCCGTGGCCCGTCGGCTTAACGGGTGCATGCCGGACGGGATAGAATTCACCGCCGCAAGGTTCGCCATGCCAGGGGAAAAGTCCATCAGCGAATCGGCAAAGGGATACGTTTACCTGCTGCGGTTTGGCGAGGGAGTGACCGCCGAAGCGTTGCGCCAGCGGACGGAGTGGTTCAACGCCTCCCCTTCCATCGAGGTGGAGAAAGCGCGGGAAAAAGGAGTGAAGCGGTTTGACATAAAACGGCTGGTCGAAAAACTCGAACCGGGCGATGACACACTTTCGGTAACGTTCACGGTGAACCTCGCCGCAGGGGGCTCCGCCCAGCCCAGGGACGTGGTCCACGCGCTGTTCGGCGAAAGCGCCGTCGAATGGAGCGGTGTGAAGACAGGGAAACTGGAAGGATAA
- a CDS encoding putative addiction module antidote protein, producing the protein MRVYNKPAPLKRNKNHPPSASYDEGLRERLMDEKFAQKYLELAMEESEKVFLAALRNYIAARNVKIVSLAKNANISRDTLYKALTPEGNPRWSTIMSIMHGLGLKLTPSYIGR; encoded by the coding sequence ATGAGAGTTTATAATAAGCCCGCGCCGTTGAAGCGAAATAAAAATCATCCCCCATCGGCAAGTTATGACGAGGGGTTGCGCGAGCGGTTGATGGACGAAAAGTTCGCTCAAAAATACCTTGAGCTGGCCATGGAGGAAAGTGAGAAGGTTTTTCTGGCCGCGTTGAGGAATTATATCGCCGCGCGGAACGTCAAAATCGTTTCTTTGGCCAAGAATGCAAATATCTCCCGCGACACTTTATATAAAGCGCTGACTCCGGAGGGAAATCCCCGCTGGTCGACGATAATGTCCATCATGCATGGACTGGGTTTGAAGTTGACGCCATCCTATATTGGACGGTGA
- a CDS encoding type II toxin-antitoxin system RelE/ParE family toxin, whose product MKQQKIMEDIMQETVYDILVYQDIHGNKPFEKWLKTLGAAAALIDIQIERIRQGNPGKVRPVRDGVHEVALNKGPGYRIYFGNISGKIILLLGGGTKRRQQRDIEDAIKAFDDYKRRTRQ is encoded by the coding sequence ATGAAACAACAAAAAATCATGGAGGATATTATGCAGGAGACTGTTTACGATATTCTTGTATATCAGGATATTCATGGAAATAAACCTTTTGAAAAATGGTTAAAGACACTCGGCGCGGCCGCGGCGCTGATTGATATTCAAATCGAGCGGATCCGGCAAGGAAACCCCGGGAAAGTCCGGCCGGTACGAGATGGTGTTCACGAAGTAGCTTTGAATAAAGGTCCTGGATACCGGATTTATTTTGGGAATATAAGCGGCAAAATCATTCTTTTATTGGGCGGTGGAACGAAGCGCCGCCAGCAACGCGATATTGAAGACGCAATCAAAGCATTTGATGATTACAAACGCAGGACAAGGCAATAG
- the rodA gene encoding rod shape-determining protein RodA, giving the protein MDGRYLERSATRNFDFTTLALTMTLCAIGFMAIYSANMQSDSANLQGMYIRQAAWTLSAMVIIGAMMFVDYRTMERLAYPLYWIGVLSLLAVTFFGKTVSGAQRWLSLGGLNVQPSEFMKIAVILLVVRIIDDMERETDLTLWDLLRPAAYVVVPFLLVAKQPDLGTAMIYFIILAGIAFFAGINKGTLLRMGVAIALFLPTSWMFLKPYQKNRLLTLLNPEEDPMGKGYHTIQSKIAIGSGGLWGKGLFQGTQSKLNFLPEKHTDFIFSVISEEVGFIGSLVILFIFFLLIMRIVDVAMTSRDKGGALLAAGVGTMISFNFLYNIGMTLGIVPIVGVPLPFISYGGSALLTNAIGVGIALNVSFRRFSVD; this is encoded by the coding sequence ATGGACGGGCGTTACCTCGAAAGAAGCGCGACCCGCAACTTCGATTTCACCACCCTTGCGCTGACCATGACCCTTTGCGCCATCGGCTTCATGGCGATATACAGCGCAAATATGCAAAGCGATTCGGCCAACCTGCAGGGGATGTATATCCGCCAGGCCGCCTGGACCTTGTCGGCGATGGTGATAATAGGCGCAATGATGTTCGTGGACTACAGGACGATGGAAAGGCTTGCCTATCCTCTGTACTGGATAGGGGTGCTGTCACTTCTGGCGGTCACATTTTTCGGCAAGACTGTCAGCGGAGCCCAACGCTGGCTTTCCCTTGGCGGACTGAACGTCCAGCCGTCGGAATTCATGAAGATCGCGGTGATTCTGCTGGTGGTGCGGATCATAGACGATATGGAGAGGGAGACAGACCTGACGCTTTGGGACCTTCTCAGACCTGCGGCGTACGTTGTGGTCCCTTTCCTTCTGGTGGCCAAACAGCCGGACCTTGGAACGGCCATGATCTATTTCATCATACTCGCGGGGATAGCCTTTTTTGCCGGGATAAACAAGGGGACATTGCTGCGCATGGGCGTTGCCATCGCGCTTTTCCTCCCCACGTCATGGATGTTCCTCAAGCCATACCAGAAAAACAGGCTTTTGACTCTCCTTAATCCCGAGGAGGATCCGATGGGCAAGGGGTATCACACCATCCAGTCGAAAATAGCGATAGGCTCCGGCGGCCTTTGGGGCAAGGGGCTTTTCCAGGGGACGCAAAGCAAGCTTAACTTCCTGCCGGAAAAGCACACCGACTTCATATTCTCCGTCATATCCGAGGAGGTCGGCTTCATCGGCTCGCTTGTCATACTTTTCATATTTTTCCTGCTTATCATGAGGATCGTGGACGTGGCCATGACCTCGCGGGACAAGGGGGGAGCGCTGCTCGCCGCCGGGGTGGGCACAATGATCTCGTTCAATTTTTTGTACAACATAGGAATGACCCTCGGCATCGTCCCCATCGTGGGGGTGCCGCTGCCTTTCATATCGTACGGGGGCTCCGCGCTTCTCACAAACGCAATCGGGGTGGGGATCGCGCTGAACGTATCGTTCAGAAGGTTTTCCGTTGATTAG
- the rlmN gene encoding 23S rRNA (adenine(2503)-C(2))-methyltransferase RlmN — translation MQRIDLKQLTALETQQWLESLGEKPYRAKQMRAWIFMRGVADFSQMTDISKKFRETLPQIARVTKLEEAARSVSEDGTIKFLHRLEDGHTVESVWIPADDRATLCVSTQVGCKLGCRFCLTGKWGFIRDLSAAEIIDQLIAARLAVPGGRVTNVVLMGMGEPLDNYENVLRALNVWTEGDEGIIGARKITLSTAGLAPRIVDLAGDFPKVKLAVSLNAVTDDVRGQIMPINKKYPLKELFAALAKWPLPRGRRITFEYVMLSGVNDSDRDAEALCQLTRDIPSKINLIPFNECPGLPYKRPDEGRVEKFREILMKNNRTAIVRESRGRDILAACGQLREEKELKGGR, via the coding sequence ATGCAACGGATTGATTTGAAGCAGTTGACTGCGCTGGAGACCCAGCAGTGGCTGGAATCCCTCGGCGAGAAGCCATATCGCGCCAAGCAGATGAGGGCGTGGATATTCATGCGGGGCGTGGCGGACTTCTCGCAAATGACAGACATATCCAAAAAGTTCCGCGAGACCCTTCCGCAAATCGCGCGTGTCACAAAGCTTGAGGAGGCCGCCCGGTCCGTGTCGGAGGACGGCACGATCAAGTTCCTCCACAGGCTCGAAGACGGCCACACCGTGGAAAGCGTCTGGATCCCGGCCGATGACCGGGCCACGCTTTGCGTCTCCACCCAGGTGGGGTGCAAGCTTGGCTGCCGCTTTTGCCTCACGGGCAAATGGGGATTTATCCGCGATCTTTCGGCGGCGGAGATAATAGACCAGCTTATCGCCGCCCGCCTGGCCGTGCCGGGGGGGAGGGTGACAAACGTGGTGCTCATGGGGATGGGCGAGCCGCTGGACAATTATGAAAACGTCCTGCGCGCCCTTAACGTGTGGACGGAAGGGGACGAGGGGATCATCGGAGCCAGGAAAATCACTTTGTCCACGGCGGGGCTGGCGCCGCGCATAGTGGACCTGGCGGGGGACTTTCCCAAAGTGAAGCTGGCGGTGTCGCTCAACGCCGTGACGGACGATGTGCGCGGCCAGATAATGCCCATCAACAAAAAATATCCGTTAAAGGAACTTTTCGCGGCGCTTGCAAAATGGCCCCTGCCGCGCGGCAGGCGGATCACCTTTGAGTACGTGATGCTCTCCGGTGTGAACGATTCGGACAGGGACGCGGAGGCGCTTTGCCAGCTTACGCGGGACATCCCTTCGAAAATAAACCTGATCCCGTTCAACGAATGCCCTGGGCTCCCCTATAAGCGGCCGGATGAGGGGAGGGTGGAAAAGTTCCGCGAGATACTCATGAAGAACAACCGCACCGCCATCGTGCGCGAAAGCCGCGGGAGGGACATACTGGCGGCCTGCGGGCAGTTGAGGGAAGAAAAAGAATTGAAGGGTGGGCGTTGA